The following DNA comes from Cellulophaga sp. HaHa_2_95.
CATAGCTTCAGATACTACCCTGAAATTATACTTAAAAGAGCAAGGGGCTATAGAGAATGGTATTTTAAAAGCCTTACCGATGTATTCCTTTTATGAAAAAGACACGACCCCAGAAGTATCTTTTTCTACTCAAAAAGAAACCCTTAGCCATCCTTTAAAAACAGGTAGTTACTTTTTTAGTCTCTCAGCTAATTTTAAGAGCCTGCAAGAAGATTTAAAAATTCCGAAAGCAGATAAGCTTGCGGTATTATTAAAAACAATTAGAATTAACGCCCAACAATTAGAAGGGAATAAAATAGTCCTTGAAGGAAGTCTGACAGCAGAAAATAATGAGATTAATATTATTTCACAGTTGTATTTTGGACTTCAAAAATCAGATTCTATTCCTTAACTTAGGCTACTTATGAAGTTAAGTTATTGGGAATATAAAACGTGGTTGTCTCATATAGATTTTACAATTGTCGGGAGTGGAATTGTTGGTTTAAATTGTGCCCTACAATTACGAGCTAAATACCCTGAGGCTAAGATTTTAGTTTTAGAAAAAGGTATTTTGCCACAAGGAGCAAGTACTAAGAATGCCGGATTTGCCTGTTTTGGAAGTATATCTGAGATCTTATCAGATTTAAAAACACATACAGAAGAAGAGGTGTATGAGTTAGTAGAAAAACGTTGGAAAGGAATTCATCTCTTACGGGAAAATTTAGGAGATAAAGAAATAGGGTTTAGAAACTGGGGAGGGCATGAAGTATTTACCGAACAGCAAGCAGCGCTTTTTGCAGAATGTTTGGATCAGATCGCGGCAACAAATTCATTCCTAAATCCAATTTTTAAAGGCGATGCGTTTAAACTGCATTCCAATACATTTAATTTCAAAGAGGTACAGGAGGAATATGTTACGAATGTATTTGAATCTCAGATTGATACCGGTAAAATGATGTCTCAGCTCTTACTCCGTGTTCAATCAAGTGGCGTCATCCTATTAAATTCAATAGAAGTAGAGTGTTTTGAGGATTTAGAAGATCATGTGGTGGTGAAAACCAATGAATTTGAGTTTAGGACTAAAAAATTGATCATTGCAACCAATGGTTTTGGGGCTGCACTTTTAGAAGAAGAAGTAAAACCAGCACGGGCTCAAGTATTAATTACGAAACCCATTAAGGATTTAAAAATTAAAGGGACTTTTCATTTAGATGAAGGGT
Coding sequences within:
- a CDS encoding FAD-binding oxidoreductase; the protein is MKLSYWEYKTWLSHIDFTIVGSGIVGLNCALQLRAKYPEAKILVLEKGILPQGASTKNAGFACFGSISEILSDLKTHTEEEVYELVEKRWKGIHLLRENLGDKEIGFRNWGGHEVFTEQQAALFAECLDQIAATNSFLNPIFKGDAFKLHSNTFNFKEVQEEYVTNVFESQIDTGKMMSQLLLRVQSSGVILLNSIEVECFEDLEDHVVVKTNEFEFRTKKLIIATNGFGAALLEEEVKPARAQVLITKPIKDLKIKGTFHLDEGYYYFRNIDKRVLFGGGRNLDFKAEETSTFGETPLVQNKLEQLLRELILPDYDFEIAYSWSGIMGVGPQKRPIIKQVSNQVYCGIRMGGMGIAIGSIIGKELADLV